The Ignavibacteriales bacterium region CGATCGCAGAATGTCTGTATCTCAAGCATATCATGGCTTACAAACAGCAGGGTCCTTCCCTCCTCCTTCAACCGCTTGAACTCGTTTCTGCATTTTTCTTTGAATACGTTGTCGCCAACCGCCAATCCTTCATCAACGAGATAGATCGAAGCCTGCGATTGAACAGCGATCGCGAAGGCAAGTCGGACGATCATTCCTGTCGACAACGTGGAGAGTTTGGCATCAATGAATCTCTCCAGTTCCGCGAATGCTATTATGCTTTCGAGCCGCGCTCTCAGCTGTTTTCGAGTAAACCCGAGGGTTGAGCCATACAGGTAAACGTTTTCCTTGCAGGAGAACTCGGGCTGGAATCCAACTCCAAGCTCCAGGAGCGGGAAGATACTTCCCTGCACCTTCGCTGTCCCGGTCGAGGGAGGATAGATCCGGGAAATGATCTTCAGAAGCGTCGATTTTCCACAGCCGTTGCGGCCGATGATTCCGACAAATTCTCCGCGTTCGATCTGGAGATTGATATCCTTGAGCGCAAACAGAGGCTCGAAGTCGTATCGGCCCTTCCCGAGAGATGACAGCCAGTGAAACAACGTACGTTTCCGCTCGTGGGGGATGGAGAAGATCTTGGATACATTATGGAGATTTATGACGTTCATCGCTCTACAGTTGTTCCGCTAATTGGTCCTGGATTCGCAGGAAAATGATCAATCCTAGAATGAATGTGAAGAACGACGCCGCAACCGTAATGACAAGAAACTGCATATCGAAAAACCCATAGAGAAGATAGTGTCGCATCATCATGAAAATACGGGAGAGCGGATTCAGGAACACCGTGATCTGAGTCCCCTCCGGCAGCGAACTGACATCATAGACTACCGGTGTGAGCCAAAAAATCGCTACGACCAGCACACCCCATATTTGACCCAGGTCCCGAAACCGGGCATAGAGGGCTGCAAGGATGAAGCCGGCGCCAGTCGAGAAGAGCATGAGACAGAGGATTGGAATCGGAACCAGCCAAAGCAGATCTGGAATCCCTTTTGAAACAAATACGGCTATCAGAACAACCACCAGATTGACCATCAGAGAGAAAACGGCTGTTGCTGATGAAGCGATAATGATCAGATAGCGCGGAAAGTACACCTTCTTGATGATGTGCGCCTTCGCAGCGAGACTGTACATGGCGCTGTAGGTGCAGTCCTGGAAGAAATTATAGCAGACGATACCAAGAATCAGATAGAGAGCGAAGTCCGGGATTCTAAGATAGATGACGCTGGTGAAAACAAAATAGTAGACACCAAACATCAGGGCGGGACTCAGGAGGAACCAGAGATATCCGAGAAGGGAGTCGTGATATCGGAGACGAAAGTCCGCCACCGCGAATTCTCTCACGATGTCGAAAGATCTGCGAAATGTGCCGCTGGCTGTCATTCCATCTGCTTCTGAACTCAAGCTTCTCGTGCTCCCTTCGCGGTTCCTGATATCAATTTCGGGTCAAATATACGAACGAAAACGTTGCGAAAAAAGCGAAATTTGGAGAGGGTTGGCATTATCCATAGACATACATTATATTGGCTCAAGAAAAAAAGCAGACAAAGCAGGACAACTGATGATTCGACAACGCGTGCTACTCCTTTCGGCCTCGGCGGGTGAATACGGTGCGGAGAAGTCCCTTCTCGATCTGATCAGATCTTTTTCGAAAGAGATTGAGCCCATCGTTCTGGTCCCTGAACCAGGCCCGCTCGTCGATTCATTGACTGAATTAGGAATTCCGTGCAAGATTGTTCCCTTCACAATCCTCGACCGCAAGTACTTCCATCCCCTGGGCATACTGGCATACAAGGCATCCGCTCTGCTCTCTATTCTCAGGTTGACGAAGGTGTTCCGGCAGCTCAAGCCTG contains the following coding sequences:
- a CDS encoding ABC transporter ATP-binding protein — translated: MNVINLHNVSKIFSIPHERKRTLFHWLSSLGKGRYDFEPLFALKDINLQIERGEFVGIIGRNGCGKSTLLKIISRIYPPSTGTAKVQGSIFPLLELGVGFQPEFSCKENVYLYGSTLGFTRKQLRARLESIIAFAELERFIDAKLSTLSTGMIVRLAFAIAVQSQASIYLVDEGLAVGDNVFKEKCRNEFKRLKEEGRTLLFVSHDMLEIQTFCDRVVVMTDGQIINTGGAAEMIQFYLENKHKSPS
- a CDS encoding ABC transporter permease — encoded protein: MSSEADGMTASGTFRRSFDIVREFAVADFRLRYHDSLLGYLWFLLSPALMFGVYYFVFTSVIYLRIPDFALYLILGIVCYNFFQDCTYSAMYSLAAKAHIIKKVYFPRYLIIIASSATAVFSLMVNLVVVLIAVFVSKGIPDLLWLVPIPILCLMLFSTGAGFILAALYARFRDLGQIWGVLVVAIFWLTPVVYDVSSLPEGTQITVFLNPLSRIFMMMRHYLLYGFFDMQFLVITVAASFFTFILGLIIFLRIQDQLAEQL